One segment of Thermococcus sp. AM4 DNA contains the following:
- the lrpA gene encoding HTH-type transcriptional regulator LrpA has protein sequence MLDERDMVIIEMLTKDARTPFTEIAKVLGISETAVRKRVRALEEAGVIKQYTIVIDPSKLGYNLVSLTGIDTLPEKIFEVASKLKEFDFVRNVYLTSGDHMIMAEIWAKDGNDLSDIISNKIGKIDGVIKVCPAIILERLK, from the coding sequence TTGCTGGATGAGAGGGACATGGTAATAATCGAGATGCTTACCAAGGACGCGAGGACGCCCTTCACCGAGATCGCCAAAGTGCTGGGAATAAGCGAGACGGCCGTCAGGAAGCGCGTAAGGGCCCTTGAGGAGGCAGGCGTTATAAAGCAGTACACCATCGTCATCGATCCATCAAAGCTCGGCTACAACCTCGTGAGCCTAACCGGGATCGACACGCTCCCGGAGAAGATATTCGAAGTCGCCAGCAAGCTCAAGGAGTTCGATTTCGTGAGGAACGTCTACCTCACGAGCGGCGACCACATGATAATGGCCGAGATATGGGCCAAGGACGGCAACGATCTCTCGGACATCATATCGAACAAGATCGGAAAGATCGACGGCGTCATCAAGGTCTGCCCGGCGATAATCCTCGAGCGGCTGAAATGA